From the bacterium genome, the window TGGATCCAAAGGAACCGCGAGGGCATCGCTCCGGCCGGAGCCTGTACAATAGTCTCCAATTCCTCAGGGGACGTGACTTTTCGGTCACCGGCTCTTCGGTTTACGAGGAGATCCAGGACCGATTCCTCCCGCCATTCCAACCGCCCCGGCGTCCATGGCCCTCCCCGGGCGAGCCCGAGGATGTGGAGCCGGCCGGAGATGACGGTGGCAGAGAAGAATCGATCGGACGAGGCCATCGTAGAGGGTATCCGGTGCTACGTCTATCCCACCTATCCTTCGTCTATGCTTTCGTGCCGGCGCACATTCTCCTGCGGCCCCGGCGATCGACGCCGAGGTTCTGACCGATGAGCATGCCGGCCGTCTCGCACGACGTCATCATCATCGGCGGAGGACACAACGGGTTGGTGTGCGCGGCGTACCTGGCCAAAGCCGGTCTGGACGTGCTCCTACTCGAGCGGCGCGACATCCTGGGAGGCGCCTGCGTCACCGAGGAGCTGTTTCCCGGATACCGGTTTTCGGCGTGTTCGTACTACTGCCACCTGCTGCAGGCCAAGGTGATCGACGACCTCGACCTACGCCGGCACGGGTTTTTCGTCTACCATATCGACCCGCAAAAGTTCTCGGTGTTTCCGGACGGCCGAGGGTTCCTCGTATGGGACAGCGTGGAGCAGACGCAGGAGGCCATCGGACGATTCTCGAGGCGCGATGCCGGCAGGTACCCGGAGTGGGTCGCGTTCTGGGAACGCGCCGCCGGACTGCTCCTCCCGTATTTTCTGACGCCTCCGCCGACCGTCGCAGAGTTGCGCGACCGGCTGCGGACGCCAGAGGACCGACGGTTCCTCGAGGGACTCTTGCGGGCCAGTGTGAAGGAGATGGTGACCGAGTTCTTCGAAGATGACGCCATCCGAGGAGCCTTCATCCACGCGCATGACGTCGGAGATCCCGCGGCTCCCGGCAGCGCGTGGTGCTTAGCCTACATCAAATGCAATACCCTGACGCCGCGCGAGAACATTGGGATCGTCAAGGGCGGGATGGGGACCATTACCCAGGCGATGGCCGCGGCCGCTCGATCATATGGCGCGACATTGAAGACGGGCACGGCGGTCTCACAGATCCTGATTGAACACGGCACCGCCATCGGGGTGTGCTTGGCAGGCGGCACGGAGATTCGCGCGCACGTCGTCGCGTCGAATGCGGATCCAAAGCGCACGTTCCTCGGGCTTGTCGGTGAGAAGGATTTGCCGGTCGGGTTTCGGCAGGACGTCCTGTGCCTGAGCACCGGCACCGCCTACCTCAAGTTTCACGCCGCCTTGCACAGGCTCCCTGATTTCTCCCGCTCTCTCGGCAAGGATTACGACCCGCGGTACCTCGCCTACACTCGTATCTCCCCGTCGATCGGGTATTTCGAGCAAAGC encodes:
- a CDS encoding NAD(P)/FAD-dependent oxidoreductase — translated: MSMPAVSHDVIIIGGGHNGLVCAAYLAKAGLDVLLLERRDILGGACVTEELFPGYRFSACSYYCHLLQAKVIDDLDLRRHGFFVYHIDPQKFSVFPDGRGFLVWDSVEQTQEAIGRFSRRDAGRYPEWVAFWERAAGLLLPYFLTPPPTVAELRDRLRTPEDRRFLEGLLRASVKEMVTEFFEDDAIRGAFIHAHDVGDPAAPGSAWCLAYIKCNTLTPRENIGIVKGGMGTITQAMAAAARSYGATLKTGTAVSQILIEHGTAIGVCLAGGTEIRAHVVASNADPKRTFLGLVGEKDLPVGFRQDVLCLSTGTAYLKFHAALHRLPDFSRSLGKDYDPRYLAYTRISPSIGYFEQSWDDARRGRPARAPVLDIQLPSGYDATMAPPGKHIMSIWGLYAPPHLAEGTWDEAREAVGERLIDVLATYAPDIRECIANWQLFTPEDLERRIGLTDGNIRHLDIIPSQFLAERPLPGWAHYRTPIRGLYLCGAGTHPGGEVTGAP